The following coding sequences lie in one Anguilla anguilla isolate fAngAng1 chromosome 14, fAngAng1.pri, whole genome shotgun sequence genomic window:
- the LOC118213231 gene encoding MOB kinase activator 1B-like, translating to MSFLFGSRSSKTFKPKKNIPEGSHQYELLKHAEATLGSGNLRMAVMLPDGEDLNEWVAVNTVDFFNQINMLYGTITDFCTEESCPVMSAGPKYEYHWADGTNIKKPIKCSAPKYIDYLMTWVQDQLDDETLFPSKIGVPFPKNFMSVAKTILKRLFRVYAHIYHQHFDAVIQLQEEAHLNTSFKHFIFFVQEFNLIDRKELVPLQELIEKLTSKDR from the exons ATGAGCTTTTTGTT TGGGAGTCGCTCGTCGAAGACGTTCAAGCCGAAGAAGAACATTCCGGAAGGCTCTCACCAGTACGAGCTGCTGAAGCACGCGGAGGCCACGCTGGGGAGCGGGAACCTGCGCATGGCCGTCATGCTGCCCGACGGCGAGGACCTCAACGAGTGGGTCGCCGTCAACA CTGTGGATTTCTTCAACCAGATCAATATGCTCTACGGGACTATCACTGACTTCTGCACCGAGGAGAGCTGCCCGGTGATGTCAGCCGGGCCCAA GTATGAGTACCACTGGGCTGATGGCACCAACATAAAAAAGCCAATCAAGTGTTCCGCACCAAAGTATATTGATTATTTGATGACCTGGGTGCAGGATCAGCTGGATGACGAGACTCTCTTCCCATCAAAAATAG GTGTCCCGTTCCCCAAGAACTTCATGTCCGTTGCCAAAACCATCCTGAAGCGCCTGTTCCGGGTGTACGCCCACATATACCACCAGCACTTTGACGCGGTCATCCAGCTGCAGGAAGAGGCCCACCTGAACACGTCATTCAAgcacttcattttctttgttcag GAATTTAACCTGATAGACAGAAAGGAACTGGTCCCGCTCCAGGAATTGATTGAAAAACTGACCTCCAAGGACAGATAA